Proteins encoded by one window of Chaetodon trifascialis isolate fChaTrf1 chromosome 15, fChaTrf1.hap1, whole genome shotgun sequence:
- the noxo1a gene encoding NADPH oxidase organizer 1a, whose amino-acid sequence MEAQRYPMSVRMIGVMHKEKSKMYVTSVLWSDQNDIVVYRSFRDFKKMHRQMKKAFPPSSKLKKSDRIIPRFRDKKMKSRHQKKGPTRSLVRLKFLQKYCNELLSCDPRVCQSADLIQFFHPKDQDLQPEFAKNSIMVMPSEDEIRAGAGQVSGGNVTQPFVTETYRCVATYETKDTKNKPFKVAVDEKVDVLIKDKAGWWLVENEDKRMAWFPAPYLEKLEDDDDDEDDIDGMTERGALHTAVKSYKASKDDEITVAIGAVVEALQKSDTGWWLIRYKGKAGYIPAMYLQPYSYPHIRMTSLHQEPHSPSQLRVPSPSLEQQSHQLSRSQGNLLQLPPVRSPSPRLLQPDSKQRSRSLNMLSEQPPAQPASTTARPASAATTPATAKYGPPPMIMVEMDGDQEQRVRSPTVDSEGSFVSDSSDYSFSDDLSSSSASSTFNMSLGVSDEQLRLSRTPPPMPSNRLSPTSGLEGKLMPSVSDPNLYKGPTTPKVPPRPRAQEILTRCSTVTRKNAARASLSPTQTEIPTR is encoded by the exons ATGGAGGCCCAGCGGTATCCTATGAGTGTCCGTATGATTGGAGTGATGCACAAGGAGAAGAGCAAA ATGTATGTGACCTCCGTGCTCTGGTCGGACCAGAATGATATTGTAGTGTACAGAAGTTTTCGGGATTTCAAGAAAATGCAC AGACAAATGAAGAAAGCGTTTCCACCCTCAAGTAAACTGAAGAAATCCGACAGGATCATCCCCAGATTTCGAG AcaagaagatgaagagcagacATCAGAAGAAGGGCCCAACCAGGTCACTGGTGCGCCTCAAGTTCTTGCAGAAATATTGTAATGAACTCCTGAGCTGTGACCCGCGggtctgtcagtctgcagacCTCATCCAGTTCTTCCACCCCAAAGACCAGGACCTGCAGCCGGAGTTCGCCAAGAACAG CATCATGGTCATGCCGTCAGAAGATGAGATCAGGGCCGGGGCAGGACAGGTCAGCGGCGGTAACGTGACCCAGCCGTTCGTCACGGAGACCTATAGATGTGTGGCCACCTACGAGACCAAAGACACCAAGAACAAACCTTTTAAAGTGGCGGTGGATGAAAAGGTGGACGTACTCATCAAAGACAAAGCTG GGTGGTGGCTTGTGGAGAATGAAGACAAGCGGATGGCCTGGTTCCCTGCCCCCTACCTGGAGAAGCTAGaggatgacgatgacgatgaagatgacATAGATGGGATGACTGAAAGAG GAGCCCTGCACACTGCGGTCAAGAGCTACAAGGCCAGCAAAGATGACGAGATCACCGTAGCCATCGGTGCTGTGGTGGAGGCCCTGCAGAAGTCTGACACCGGTTGGTGGCTCATCAG ATACAAAGGTAAAGCAGGTTACATCCCTGCCATGTACCTGCAGCCCTACAGCTACCCTCATATCCGCATGACGTCCCTCCATCAAGAACCTCACTCCCCCTCCCAGCTCCGCGTCCCCTCCCCGAGCCTGGAGCAGCAGTCCCACCAGCTCAGCCGCTCACAAggaaacctgctgcagcttccaCCTGTCAGGTCGCCCTCGCCCCGCCTGCTGCAGCCAGACAGCAAGCAGCGATCGCGCTCTCTGAACATGCTGTCTGAGCAACCCCCCGCTCAGCCTGCAAGCACCACCGCCCGTCCTGCCAGCGCAGCCACCACACCTGCCACAGCGAAGTACGGCCCTCCGCCCATGATCATGGTGGAGATGGACGGAGACCAGGAACAGCGTGTCAGGAGCCCGACGGTGGACAGCGAGGGAAGCTTTGTGAGCGACAGCAGCGACTACAGCTTCAGCGACGACCTCAGTTCCTCCTCGGCGAGCTCCACCTTTAACATGAGTTTAGGCGTCAGTGACGAGCAGCTGCGTCTCAGCCGTACGCCTCCCCCCATGCCGAGCAACCGCCTGAGTCCAACAAGCGGCTTAGAGGGGAAACTGATGCCCAGCGTCTCTGACCCCAACCTGTACAAGGGCCCGACAACACCAAAGGTGCCACCCAGGCCGCGGGCCCAGGAGATCCTCACCCGGTGTTCCACTGTCACCCGCAAGAACGCAGCCAGAGCCTCTCTGTCGCCCACACAAACTGAGATACCGACTCGATGA
- the tbl3 gene encoding transducin beta-like protein 3: MANSNFQFKTNYAVSSKIEPFYKGGKVQISKDEKYIFCTCGSRVNVLEISTGKIVHSIEHDDQEDITSFALSCDDELLVTASRALLLKQWDWRQAQCTRSWRAIHTVPVASMTFDSTSTLLATGGCDGTIKLWDVVKQYCTHNLKGSSGVVHLVQFHPDISRLQLFSSSLDCGIRLWDLRSSQCVCVLQSHYSAVTSLSFSPDGDTMVSSGRDKICTVWDLKSQEAKRTVPVYEAVEGVVLLPENKDFSQIGVTSKDLHFITAGSKGILRVWEASTARCVYAQTLTAASEEDEEEEMDDNPRGLMYLLHLPASSRLATVTAEHNILLYQLPGLTTQQQFVGYSDEVLDVKFLGKDDSHIVVATNSCQLKVFELLTNSCQILYGHTDTVLSLDVFKKGFLFASCAKDRSVRVWQMDSDSGQVHCVAQGSSHTNAVGSITCSRIKASFIVSGSQDCTVKVWDLPADLSTTGTDIHRLTPRTTEKAHDKDINSVAVSPNDKLLASGSQDRTAKLWSLAGEGDVGLLGVFRGHRRGVWAVCFSPVDQVLATSSADGTTKLWSLQEFSCLKTFEGHDASVLKVVFVSRGTQLLTSGSDGLVKLWTIKTNECVKTLDAHEDKVWGLHGSRKDDKMVTGSADSNITVWTDVTEVELAEEQAKQEDQILKQQELSNLLHEKKYLKALGLAISLDLPHTVLTVIKAIREVEDNRELLEKTVLKLRLDQKESLLRFCVAWNTNARNCHDAQAVLQVLLTHLPPEELLQYQGARTHLEGLIPYTERHMQRIGRLLQASMFLNYMWQKMRVAGAPSSMEQDEEMDTTPLAEPFFMIDKEKGMGSCDEEKRDGDDGDGEQEEDPDCPGEEEEEEEEEVSVTKKASARNGRIENGEGAKTNGNHHSGSEESSEEEGLEEDERDQTTVKVMKCLPLASSAQCQTFAS; the protein is encoded by the exons ATGGCAAATAGCAACTTTCAGTTCAAAACAAA TTATGCTGTTTCCAGCAAGATTGAACCATTTTACAAAGGAGGAAAGGTGCAG atcAGCAAAGATGAAAAGTACATCTTTTGCACTTGTGGATCTCGTGTCAATGTCCTGGAGATCAGCACAGGGAAGATCGTCCACAGTATTGAACAT GATGATCAAGAAGACATCACATCTTTTGCACTCAGCTGTGATGATGAG CTGCTGGTGACAGCTAGTagagctctgctgctgaagcagTGGGACTGGAGGCAAGCTCAGTGTACTCGCTCCTGGAGGGCCATTCACACTGTTCCTGTAGCCAGCATGACCTTTGACTCCACCTCTACCCTCCTGGCCACAG GTGGCTGTGATGGCACTATAAAGCTTTGGGATGTGGTGAAGCAGTACTGCACCCACAACCTGAAAGGGTCATCTGGCGTCGTACA cCTGGTCCAGTTCCACCCGGacatcagcagactgcagcttttctcctcctctctggactGTGGCATTCGGCTGTGGGACCTGCGCtccagccagtgtgtgtgcgtgctgcagAGCCACTACAGCGCCGTCACCTCGCTCAGCTTCAGCCCCGATGGTGACACCATGGTCAG TTCTGGCCGAGACAAGATCTGTACAGTGTGGGACCTGAAGAGTCAGGAAGCCAAGAGAACTGTACCGGTGTATGAg GCTGTGGAGGGTGTTGTGCTTCTGCCTGAGAATAAAGACTTCTCTCAGATTGGAGTGACGAGCAAGGACTTGCATTTCATCACAGCTGGCAGCAAAG GCATATTGAGAGTGTGGGAGGCCAGCACAGCACGATGTGTCTATGCCCAGACCCTCACTGCTGCCtctgaggaggacgaggaggaggagatggatgacAACCCCCGCGGCCTAATGTACCTTCTTCACCTGCCCGCCTCCTCCAGACTGGCCACAGTCACAGCAGAACACAACATACTGCTGTACCAGCTGCCTGGTCtcaccacacagcagcag TTTGTGGGTTACAGTGACGAGGTGCTGGACGTGAAGTTTCTGGGCAAAGATGACAGCCACATCGTGGTGGCCACCAACAGCTGCCAGCTGAAGGTGTTTGAGCTGCTCACCAACAGCTGCCAGATCCTGTACGGACACACAG ATACTGTCCTCTCATTGGACGTGTTCAAAAAGGGTTTTCTCTTTGCAAGCTGCGCGAAG GACAGGTCAGTGCGTGTGTGGCAGATGGACAGTGACAGTGGTCAGGTGCACTGCGTGGCCCAGGGCTCCAGCCACACTAATGCTGTGGGCTCCATCACCTGCTCCAG gaTAAAAGCGTCTTTCATAGTGTCTGGCAGTCAGGACTGCACCGTGAAGGTGTGGGATCTGCCGGCAGACTTGTCTACGACAGGGACGGACATACATCGGCTGACCCCCCGCACGACAGAGAAGGCACATGATAAG GATATAAACAGCGTGGCGGTGTCGCCCAATGACAAGCTGCTGGCCTCAGGCTCCCAGGACCGCACGGCCAAGCTGTGGTCGCTGGCGGGGGAGGGGGACGTGGGCCTGCTGGGGGTGTTTCGGGGCCACCGTCGCGGCGTCTGGGCCGTCTGTTTCTCTCCCGTCGACCAGGTGCTCGCCACATCCTCCGCGGACGGCACCACCAAGCTGTGGAGCCTGCAGGAGTTCAGCTGCCTCAAG ACGTTCGAGGGTCACGATGCGTCCGTTTTGAAGGTCGTCTTTGTGAGCCGAGGCACTCAGCTGCTCACCAG CGGCTCTGATGGTTTAGTTAAGCTGTGGACCATAAAGACCAATGAGTGCGTGAAGACGCTGGACGCGCACGAGGACAAAGTGTGGGGTCTCCACGGCAGCCGCAAAGATGACAAGATGGTGACCGGCTCGGCAGACTCTAACATCACCGTGTGGACG GATGTGACAGAGGTGGAGCTAGCAGAGGAGCAGGCCAAGCAGGAGGACCAGATACTCAA GCAGCAGGAGTTGTCCAACCTGCTCCATGAGAAGAAGTATCTGAAGGCGCTGGGTCTCGCCATCTCGCTGGACCTGCCTCACACTGTGCTCACCGTTATCAAAG CGATCCGTGAGGTGGAGGATAACCGCGAGCTGTTGGAGAAGACGGTGCTGAAACTTCGACTGGATCAGAAAG AGTCGCTGCTGCGCTTCTGCGTGGCGTGGAACACCAACGCCAGAAACTGTCACGATGCTCAGGCCGTCCTGCAGGTGCTCCTCACACACCTGCCgcctgaggagctgctgcagtacCAGGGCGCCCGAACGCACCTGGAGGGACTCATCCCTTACACAG agagacacatgcAGAGGATCGGCCGTCTGCTGCAGGCCTCCATGTTCTTGAACTACATGTGGCAGAAGATGAGAGTGGCCGGAGCACCGTCCAG CATGGAGCAGGATGAAGAAATGGATACCACTCCTCTCGCAGAGCCGTTCTTCATGATTGACAAGGAGAAAGGAATGGGGAGCTGCGATGAGGAGAAACGAGACGGAGATGATGGCGACGGCGAACAAGAGGAGGACCCAGATTGCccaggtgaagaagaagaagaagaagaggaggaggtcagtgTCACCAAGAAAGCCTCAGCCAGGAATGGACGAATCGAAAACGGAGAGGGCGCCAAGACAAATGGCAACCACCACTCTGGAAGTGAGGAGAGTTCAGAAGAGGAAGGCCTGGAAGAAGATGAGAGGGATCAAACGACAGTAAAAGTGATGAAGTGTCTCCCGCTTGCCTCCTCTGCACAGTGCCAGACGTTCGCCAGCTGA
- the rnf151 gene encoding RING finger protein 151 encodes MPKAKYFDRYGDADPEVSTQSGGYDVELFVDTPDYDLICTICQGVLRCPVRAACHHIFCKKCILQWLKRQETCPCCRKPVNPSLIFVMFKLSKSIGRMKIKCKNEIRGCAETFSLSEQYCHSMSCLYELIPCPYQGCRAQLLRRDLDTHSRHCEHWRQPCHMGCGTILSHRTQAQHNCYKQLRQEYEARQRNHRAIATALQRKMRRMQSTMAHMKRQIGLICESLEVMDDLHEVEEEDLGESSGSSGGTPSSNNSSC; translated from the exons ATGCCAAAAGCGAAATATTTTGACAGATATGGTGAT GCAGACCCAGAGGTGTCAACACAGAGTGGGGGCTATGATGTGGAGCTGTTTGTGGACACCCCAGACTACGATCTGATCTGCACCATATGCCAGGGGGTCCTCAGGTGTCCAGTAAGAGCGGCATGCCACCACATCTTCTGCAAGAAATGCATCTTACAGTGGCTGAAGAG GCAGGAGACCTGCCCCTGCTGCAGGAAGCCTGTTAACCCGAGCTTGATCTTTGTCATGTTCAAGCTGAGCAAATCTATCGGACGCATGAAGATCAAG TGTAAGAATGAGATCCGTGGCTGTGCAGAGACCTTCTCCCTCTCAGAGCAGTACTGCCACAGCATGAGCTGTCTGTACGAGCTCATCCCCTGTCCGTACCAGGGCTGCCGGGCGCAGCTCCTCCGCAGGGACCTGGACACCCACTCCCGCCACTGTGAACACTGGCGTCAGCCCTGCCACATGGGCTGTGGGACGATACTCTCCCACCGCACACAGGCTCAACACAACTGCTACAAGCAACTGAGGCAGGAGTATGAAGCCAGGCAGAGGAACCACAGAGCCATTGCCACTGccctgcagaggaagatgaggaggatgcAGAGCACCATGGCCCACATGAAGAGGCAGATAGGGCTGATATGCGAGAGCCTGGAGGTGATGGATGACCTGCATGAGGTAGAAGAGGAGGACCTGGGAGAGAGCAGTGGCAGCTCTGGTGGGACTCCAAgtagcaacaacagcagctgctga
- the rps2 gene encoding small ribosomal subunit protein uS5, translated as MADDAGGRGGFRGGFGAGGRGRGRGRGRGRGRGRGARGGKSEDKEWVPVTKLGRLVKDMKIKSLEEIYLYSLPIKESEIIDFFLGSGLKDEVLKIMPVQKQTRAGQRTRFKAFVAIGDYNGHVGLGVKCSKEVATAIRGAIILAKLSIVPVRRGYWGNKIGKPHTVPCKVTGRCGSVLVRLIPAPRGTGIVSAPVPKKLLMMAGIDDCYTSARGCTATLGNFAKATFDAISKTYSYLTPDLWKETVFTKSPYQEFTDHLAKTHTRVSVQRGQAVQAAST; from the exons ATGGCGGACGACGCCGGTGGTAGAGGAGGTTTTCGCGGAGGTTTTGGCGCAGGTGGCCGCGGTCGGGGCCGTGGACGCGGCAGAGGCCGTGGAAGGGGCCGCGGTGCCCGGGGCGGCAAGTCCGAGGACAAGGAA TGGGTGCCAGTCACCAAGCTGGGCCGCCTGGTTAAGGACATGAAGATCAAGTCCCTGGAGGAGATCTACCTGTACTCTCTGCCCATCAAG GAGTCTGAGATCATCGACTTCTTCCTGGGTTCTGGTCTGAAAGACGAGGTGCTCAAGATCATGCCTGTCCAGAAGCAGACCAGGGCTGGTCAGCGCACCAGGTTCAAG GCCTTTGTTGCCATCGGTGACTACAACGGCCATGTGGGTCTGGGGGTGAAGTGCTCCAAAGAGGTGGCCACAGCCATCCGTGGGGCCATCATCCTGGCCAAGCTGTCCATTGTCCCCGTCAGGAGAGGTTATTGGGGTAACAAGATCGGCAAGCCCCACACTGTGCCCTGCAAGGTGACCGGCCGCTGTGGCTCTGTCCTGGTGCGTCTCATCCCTGCCCCCCGTGGTACTGGCATCGTGTCCGCCCCTGTGCCCAAGAAGCTGCTCATGATGGCCGGTATCGATGACTGCTACACCTCCGCCAGGGGCTGCACCGCCACCCTCGGCAACTTTG CCAAGGCCACATTTGATGCCATCTCCAAGACTTACAGCTACCTGACCCCTGATCTGTGGAAGGAGACGGTCTTCACCAAGTCTCCCTACCAG GAGTTCACTGACCATCTGGCCAAGACTCACACCAGGGTGTCTGTGCAGAGGGGACAGGCCGTCCAGGCAGCCTCCACCTAA
- the ndufb10 gene encoding NADH dehydrogenase [ubiquinone] 1 beta subcomplex subunit 10 produces the protein MPADYDKGAYPEPPRQTPVVDKQTVLPNPALIVSKLFYYSVDLPVTTFRGVVDSFRANNKLVYYHQKFRRVPDLTDCQIGDHLCYFEAEMQWRRDYKVDQEIVKVVQERLRACQQREGHSYHQNCAKEMQQFADVSKNFQSRYGDLGAYASARKCLMKQKERMMAAQANSA, from the exons ATGCCTGCGGACTATGATAAAGGAGCATATCCGGAGCCTCCTCGGCAGACTCCGGTTGTGGACAAACAGACAGTACTGCCGAATCCAGCTCTGATTGTGTCTAAACTCTTCTATTACTCCGTGGACCTTCCTGTCACCACATTTAGAG GTGTTGTTGACAGCTTTCGGGCCAATAACAAGCTTGTGTACTACCATCAGAAGTTCCGCCGTGTCCCTGATTTGACGGATTGTCAGATAGGAGATCATCTCTGCTACTTTGAGGCTGAGATGCAGTGGAGGAGAGACTA CAAAGTGGACCAGGAGATTGTGAAGGTGGTCCAGGAGCGTCTGAGGGCCTGTCAGCAGAGAGAAGGACACAGCTATCACCAGAACTGTgcaaaagaaatgcagcagttcGCTGATGTGTCCAAGAACTTCCAGTCACGCT ATGGGGACCTGGGAGCGTATGCCAGTGCAAGGAAATGTCTGATGAAGCAAAAAGAACGGATGATGGCAGCTCAGGCCAACAGTGCTTAA
- the LOC139343528 gene encoding large ribosomal subunit protein uL3-like: protein MTLTSALVPLSFYPSTGQCADMSHRKFHAPRHGHMGFLPYKRSKRHRGKVRSWPKDDPSQPVHLTAFLGYKAGMTHTLREIHRPGLKQSKREEVEAVTIIDTPPVIVVGVVGYIQTVHGLRSLKTIFAEHLSDECKRRFYKNWYKSKKKAFTKYSKKWQDETGKKQLDKDFEKMKKYCSVIRVIVHSQMRLLPISQKKAHIMEVQLNGGSISDKVDWAKERLEQAVPVSAVFYQDEMIDIIGVSKGHGFKGVTNRWHAKKLPRKTHKGLRKVACIGAWHPARVGYTIARAGQKGYNHRTEINKKIYRIGRGVHIQDGKVIRNNASTNYDISQKTITPMGGFPHYGEVNNDFVMVKGCVVGAKKRVLTLRKSLLVHTSRKSKEAIELKFIDTTSKFGHGRFQTAQEKRAFMGPLKKDGLKPLPEPLTEEA from the exons ATGACCCTTACATCAGCACTggtccctctctctttctaccCCTCGACTGGACAGTGCGCGGACATG TCTCATCGCAAGTTCCATGCACCCCGCCATGGGCACATGGGGTTCCTGCCCTACAAGCGCAGCAAGCGGCATCGGGGCAAGGTGCGTTCGTGGCCCAAAGATGACCCCAGCCAACCTGTCCACCTAACTGCCTTCCTGGGATACAAGGCTGGCATGACCCACACACTGAGGGAGATTCACCGCCCCGGCCTCA AGCAATCAAAGCGAGAGGAAGTAGAGGCGGTCACCATCATTGACACTCCTCCGGTTATTGTGGTGGGGGTCGTGGGATACATTCAGACCGTTCATGGCTTGCGTTCCCTCAAAACCATCTTTGCAGAGCATCTAAGCGACGAGTGCAAGCGCAGATTTTATAAAAACTG gtACAAGAGCAAGAAGAAGGCCTTCACCAAGTACAGTAAGAAGTGGCAGGATGAGACCGGAAAGAAACAGCTGGACAAGGATtttgaaaagatgaagaaatactGTTCAGTAATCAGGGTTATTGTTCACTCTCAG ATGCGATTGCTGCCCATAAGTCAGAAAAAGGCCCACATCATGGAGGTGCAGCTCAATGGGGGAAGCATCTCGGACAAGGTGGACTGGGCAAAGGAGCGTCTGGAGCAGGCTGTGCCCGTCTCTGCTGTCTTCTACCAGGATGAGATGATTGACATCATCGGAGTCTCTAAGGGTCATGGCTTTAAAG GTGTGACAAACCGCTGGCACGCAAAGAAGCTTCCCAGGAAGACTCACAAGGGTTTGAGGAAGGTGGCCTGCATTGGAGCCTGGCATCCGGCTCGTGTGGGTTACACCATAGCTCGAGCTGGTCAGAAGGGCTACAACCACCGTACTGAGATCAACAAGAAG ATCTACCGTATTGGTAGGGGTGTGCACATCCAGGACGGAAAGGTCATCCGGAACAATGCCTCCACCAACTATGACATCAGCCAGAAGACCATTACTCCCATG GGAGGCTTCCCTCACTATGGTGAAGTGAATAATGACTTTGTGATGGTGAAGGGGTGCGTGGTCGGGGCAAAGAAACGTGTCCTCACCCTCAGAAAG TCTTTGCTTGTGCACACATCTCGCAAGTCCAAAGAGGCCATCGAGCTCAAATTCATTGACACCACCTCCAAATTTGGTCACGGCCGCTTCCAGACGGCCCAGGAGAAGAGGGCATTTATG GGGCCACTGAAGAAGGATGGCCTGAAACCTCTGCCGGAGCCTCTGACCGAAGAGGCCTGA
- the LOC139344103 gene encoding testis-expressed protein 2-like yields the protein MASMEESKLIFSLDRPDEGPTVAFSKEKPQGRESQPDLSLGMDLDLSQGHRFQPPYLPHSPSSPGSLADLSASSASLLVNTNLVKSSSTELEPSESSSLRGKPLLSLVKSLSTEISRRVEPEVNLSKSDSKLHMHPWKQLTHPKIPEARPEVGGLSEDDDWVSPPYTGSIPPSEPRGSSLIAELEDTRRKFSEAMQDPLSMLSKIMGDESSVSPKQGRASGAGDSPASQGSCGKDSEDVDLKCRKRTDGELRGVCDTPLKRLQQGSVMKSSTSPERHTHSGDSHFEIRTYGDMIQVVELQNGSRGSHKSHTQSRVTVPGSSMPLHWLLPVGLLAYGFFVLPLPSYLTGLSVGVACGFMLGLVVVFMFAPRRSSARSKGSRSSKNRPLNVDPLDGELTDPETLEGWMNETHSYDPETFHPSITHSVHVTLEGSRLRLAYPRANIPRWAGFDEMPHEASFLRSRTYQLANCKVSLLPPGLARKRVWNKKYPICITLPEGEVGEESVVEGQEEEERAERHRVPDHQVPVTLHLFGRTGREKEEWFQRFTTASQAGAKSSESSEENTETPCGGEAVKESTEELRDLPGAMKTRTLLDYSTYMTQLVVSQNCNPTPSPCHSDKGSPTTHKKIHNEEHGSGGQPSAGLGAEGCPAEGQPTWVNSLVGRIFWDFLQEKYWTDQVAHKIQKKLSKIKLPYFMNELTLADLDMGTCLPQVLSTSKPTLDRRGLWLELELVYTGCLQMTLETKMNLCKLGKEGEDEAHSLPEAQQAGSKPRLCILADSDEESSSAGSSDEEEVPPSEPQGSVGDKSTVVAAEGHTGGSTSRKILRFVDKIAKSKYFQKATENEYIRKKIAEVSNMPLMLSVEVLELSGTLAINIPPPPTDRIWYSFRVPPRLDLHVRPTLGEREVTFTHVTEWIEKKLQCEFQKVFVMPNMDDLYLPLMTSGLDNPPASHQSSVHSSSHQSSMESQDYLSE from the exons ATGGCCAGCATGGAGGAGAGCAAGCTCATCTTCAGCTTAGACCGCCCTGATGAAGGTCCCACTGTGGctttttccaaagaaaaacCACAAGGTAGGGAGAGCCAGCCTGACCTCAGCCTCGGGATGGATTTGGACCTGAGCCAAGGCCATCGCTTTCAGCCCCCCTACCTGCCTCACTCCCCCTCATCCCCGGGCTCTTTAGCTGATCTATCGGCATCATCAGCCAGCCTGCTTGTCAACACAAACCTGGTGAAATCCTCCTCCACAGAGCTGGAGCCGAGCGAGAGCAGCTCTCTCCGCGGCAAACCTCTGCTCAGCCTCGTCAAATCCCTGAGCACAGAGATTTCCCGCCGGGTCGAGCCAGAGGTCAACCTCTCCAAGTCAGACTCCAAGCTGCATATGCATCCCTGGAAGCAGCTTACACATCCAAAGATCCCCGAGGCCAGGCCTGAAGTAGGAGGACTGAGTGAGGATGACGACTGGGTGTCACCTCCGTACACAGGAAGCATACCTCCCTCTGAACCCCGGGGCAGCTCGCTGATCGCAGAGCTGGAGGACACACGGAGGAAGTTCTCTGAGGCCATGCAGGATccactgagcatgctcagtaaGATCATGGGTGATGAAAGCTCCGTCAGCCCCAAGCAGGGGAGAGCTTCTGGAGCCGGAGACTCCCCGGCCTCCCAAGGCAGCTGTGGAAAAGACAGCGAAGATGTGGATCTTAAATGCCGGAAGAGAACTGACGGTGAgctcagaggtgtgtgtgacacGCCACTGAAAAGACTCCAACAGGGCTCGGTAATGAAGTCCTCCACCTCACCTGAACGCCACACCCACAGTGGAGACAGCCATTTCGAAATCCGCACTTATGGAGATATGATTCAGGTGGTGGAGCTCCAGAACGGATCCAGAGGGAGTCACAAAAGTCACACCCAGTCTCGAGTCACAGTGCCGGGCTCATCAATGCCTCTTCACTGGCTCTTGCCTGTGGGTCTTCTAGCGTACGGCTTCTTTGTGTTGCCCCTGCCCTCCTATTTGACAGGCCTGTCCGTGGGGGTTGCATGTGGCTTTATGTTGGGCCTGGTGGTGGTGTTCATGTTTGCCCCGCGGCGCTCATCCGCAAGAAGCAAGGGCTCTCGTTCGAGCAAGAACAGACCCCTGAACGTGGATCCGCTGGATGGAGAGCTCACAGATCCAGAAACCCTAGAG GGTTGGATGAATGAGACACACAGCTACGACCCTGAGACTTTCCACCCGTCCATCACACACTCTGTCCATGTGACCCTGGAGGGCAGCCGTCTACGTCTGGCATACCCGCGTGCCAACATCCCCCGGTGGGCAGGGTTCGACGAGATGCCCCACGAGGCCTCATTTTTGCGTTCACGAACTTACCAGCTGGCTAACTGTAAG GTGTCTCTCTTGCCACCCGGTTTGGCTCGCAAGAGGGTGTGGAACAAGAAATACCCCATCTGCATCACTCTGCCTGAGGGGGAGGTCGGGGAGGAGAGCGTGGTTGAAGgccaggaggaggaagaaagggcagagagacacagggtCCCGGACCACCAGGTTCCTGTCACCCTGCACCTGTTTGGCCgcacagggagagagaaggaggagtggTTCCAGCGCTTCACCACTGCCTCCCAGGCTGGAGCCAAGAGCAGTGAGAGCTCGGAGGAGAACACAG aaacACCCTGCGGTGGAGAGGCTGTTAAAGAAAGCACAGAGGAGCTGCGAGACTTGCCCGGAGCTATGAAAACAAGAACGCTATTGGACTACAGCACCTACATGACTCAACTGGTTGTCTCACAGAATTGCAATCCCACCCCCAGCCCCTGCCATAGTGACAAGGGAAGCCCCACAACCCACAAGAAG ATTCACAATGAAGAGCATGGATCTGGAGGACAGCCCAGTGCAGGGTTAGGGGCAGAGGGCTGCCCTGCCGAGGGCCAGCCCACCTGGGTGAACTCCCTGGTGGGACGGATCTTCTGGGACTTTCTTCAGGAGAAGTACTGGACCGATCAGGTGGCACACAAGATCCAGAAGAAGCTCAGCAAGATCAAG TTACCGTACTTCATGAATGAGCTGACTCTGGCTGATCTGGACATGGGCACATGTCTGCCTCAAGTCCTCAGCACTTCCAAACCTACACTGGACCGCAGAG GCCTGTGGCTGGAGCTGGAGTTGGTGTACACAGGCTGCCTTCAGATGACCCTGGAGACTAAGATGAACCTGTGCAAGCTGGGTaaagaaggagaggatgaggcTCACAGCCTTCCAGAGGCACAGCAGGCAGG ctctaAGCCCAGACTGTGCATACTGGCGGATAGTGATGAAGAATCGTCCAGCGCAGGCTCGtctgatgaagaggaagtcCCCCCCTCTGAGCCACAGGGGTCTGTGGGAGATAAGAGCACAGTGGTAGCAGCTGAAGG GCACACTGGTGGCAGCACAAGCAGGAAGATCTTGAGGTTTGTGGACAAGATAGCAAAATCCAAGTACTTCCAGAAAGCCACAGAGAATGAGTACATCAGGAAGAAGATCGCTGAGGTGTCCAACATGCCTCTGATGCTCAGTGTTGAAGTCCTGGAGCTCTCTGGCACTCTGGCCATCAACATCCCACCTCCCCCTACTGACAGGATATG GTACAGTTTCAGGGTGCCTCCCAGGTTAGACCTGCATGTGCGCCCCACGCTCGGGGAGAGGGAGGTCACCTTCACTCATGTCACTGAGTGGATAGAGAAAAAACTGCAGTGTGAGTTCCAG AAAGTGTTTGTCATGCCCAATATGGACGATCTATATCTGCCCCTAATGACATCTGGCCTGGACAACCCACCCGCATCCCACCAATCCTCAGTCCACTCCTCATCCCACCAGTCCTCCATGGAGTCCCAGGATTACCTGTCAGAGTAG